A window of the Archocentrus centrarchus isolate MPI-CPG fArcCen1 chromosome 17, fArcCen1, whole genome shotgun sequence genome harbors these coding sequences:
- the LOC115795243 gene encoding erythroferrone, whose product MLARLYPRKSFTGGAGVLLLLPLLLGLTMMMMVVAKAASVDEVESEESQEILEILEDEEPVSGEIQELTSSELARVSPLSSWIIFRRNSNKGDNRRTKGPRRTSKHGLPGPPGPPGPQGPPGPPAPLLPQQQELIQELKLKLKDMAGGVHLQCDHPPRVSTSFFSRLLQSITIPRRSLLELQPFSKPSDSERSLQRGQSFNSSTGRYTAPVSGFYQLTASLLIESGDRVQVRIRDSVKAAICIESLCQSNLSVESVMGVAAAGGTFSMLLTGTLYLQAGEYVSVFVDNATGSAISILQDSLFSGILLGI is encoded by the exons atgCTGGCCAGGTTATACCCAAGAAAGAGCTttacaggaggagcaggagtgctgctgctgctccctctgctcctaGGACTcacaatgatgatgatggtggtggcgAAGGCAGCAAGTGTTGACGAGGTGGAGAGCGAGGAGAGTCAGGAGATCCTGGAGATCCTGGAGGATGAGGAGCCTGTCAGTGGCGAGATCCAG GAGCTGACATCCTCTGAGCTGGCCAGGGTTTCTCCTCTCAGCTCCTGGATCATCTTCAGAAGGAACTCCAACAAGGGGGACAACCGCAGAACCAAAGGGCCCAGGAGAACCTCCAAG CATGGTCTTCCAGGACCTCCGGGCCCTCCGGGACCTCAGGGGCCTCCTGGTCCACCGGCACCCCTCCTGCCCCAGCAACAGGAGCTGATCCAGGAGCTGAAGCTGAAGTTAAAAG acATGGCAGGAGGAGTGCATTTGCAGTGTGATCATCCTCCTCGTGTCTCCACCTCCTTCTTCAGTCGCCTCCTGCAGTCCATCACCATCCCACGCCGCAGCTTGCTGGAGCTGCAGCCGTTTAGCAAa CCCTCAGACTCTGAGCGAAGCCTCCAGAGGGGTCAGAGCTTCAACAGCAGCACTGGCCGGTACACGGCGCCCGTCTCCGGCTTTTACCAGCTCACCGCCAGCCTTCTCATAG AGTCTGGTGACAGAGTTCAGGTCCGGATCAGAGACAGCGTGAAAGCAGCGATCTGCATCGAGTCACTCTGCCAGAGCAACCT CTCTGTGGAGTCAGTGATGGGCGTGGCAGCTGCAGGAGGAACATTCAGCATGTTACTGACAGGAACGCTGTACCTGCAG gctggGGAGTACGTCTCGGTGTTTGTGGATAACGCCACCGGCTCGGCCATCAGCATTCTCCAGGACTCTCTGTTCTCTGGAATACTGCTGGGAATCTGA